The nucleotide sequence CGCATGCGCGGCTCGACCGTCAGCTGCACGGTGCTGTTGGCGCTCGTCATGAGGGTCTGCGAGACGACGCCCACCAGCACCAGGGCCAGCGCGAAGAGCAGGTACGTCGGAGCGATCGCGGCCAGGCCGGTGGCGATGCCGAAGAGCGCGGCGCCGACGAACACCAGGCGGATGCGGGGCCGCTCGCGGCGGGCCGACAGCAGTGCGCCCGCGACGGATCCCACGGCGAGGCTCGAGGAGAGCAGGCCGAACTCGGTCGCCCCCTTGCCGAACTCGACGCTCGCCATGGTGGACGTGAAGATCGGGAAGTTGTAGCCGAACGCGCCGACGAGGAAGACGATCACGAGGATCACCATGATGTCGGGACGGCCGCCGATGTAGCGGAAGCCCTCGCGGAGCTGTCCGCGTGACCGGGCGACGCGCTCCGGGCGGCGGAGCTCGCCGACGCGGAGGCGCGTGAGCGCGAACAGCACGGCGATGAAGCTCACGGCGTTGAGGAGGAAGACCCATCCGGTGCCGACGCCCGCGATGAGCACGCCCGCGACGGCCGGGCCGATCATGCGCGCCGCGCTGAAGGACGCCGAGTTGAGCGCGACGGCGTTCGAGAGGTCGTCGTCGGAGACCAGCTCGGAGACGAAGGACTGGCGGGCGGGGGCGTCGAGCGCGGACGCGATGCCGAGCAGGAGCGCGAAGAGGTAGACGTGCCAGAGCTCCGCGCG is from Clavibacter sp. A6099 and encodes:
- a CDS encoding MFS transporter encodes the protein MSAVFRSLRAPNYRIWFAGALVSNVGTWMQRTAQDWIVLTELTRYDATAVGIVMALQFGPMLLLSPYAGLIADRYDKRRVLMITQGTMALLGLGLGLIVLSGRAELWHVYLFALLLGIASALDAPARQSFVSELVSDDDLSNAVALNSASFSAARMIGPAVAGVLIAGVGTGWVFLLNAVSFIAVLFALTRLRVGELRRPERVARSRGQLREGFRYIGGRPDIMVILVIVFLVGAFGYNFPIFTSTMASVEFGKGATEFGLLSSSLAVGSVAGALLSARRERPRIRLVFVGAALFGIATGLAAIAPTYLLFALALVLVGVVSQTLMTSANSTVQLTVEPRMRGRVMAVYMAIFVGGTPLGAPIVGWVANTWGPRAAVMVGAASGIVAALIAIAWLVLHRHLRVSYRIHRTPHLLVTHDGDGRDRREDAREDIEADEAVARRT